A single genomic interval of Heterodontus francisci isolate sHetFra1 chromosome 45, sHetFra1.hap1, whole genome shotgun sequence harbors:
- the LOC137356399 gene encoding histone H2B 7-like: MKTSDWYRTQGSGDVHKIQAPSEISVILRLKLIVIMVDEKKTAAPSKKGAKKTQKKAPTKGSKKRRRSRRESYSIYVYKVMKQVHPDTGISSKAMSIMNSFVNDIFERIAGEASRLAHYNKRSTISSREIQTAVRLLLPGELAKHAVSEGTKAVTKYTSSK; the protein is encoded by the coding sequence GGTTCTGGGGATGTCCATAAAATTCAAGCTCCGAGCGAAATTTCGGTTATTCTGCGTCTGAAGTTGATCGTGATCATGGTTGACGAGAAGaaaactgcagcaccttccaagaagggcgccaagaaaactcagAAGAAGGCGCCAACGAAGGGCAGCAAGAAACGTAGAAGATCCAGGAGagaaagttactccatctacgtgtacaaagtgatgaagcaggttcaccctgacaccggcatctcctccaaagcCATGAGtatcatgaattcgtttgtgaatgatattttcgagcgaatcgcgggtgaagcttcccgcctggcccattacaacaaacgcagcaccatcagctcccgggagatccagaccgccgtgcgcctgctgctgcccggggagctggccaaacacgccgtgtcggaaggtacaaaggcggtcaccaagtacaccagctccaagtaa